The genomic segment GGCACTCACAtgaatataatatcattttctttttctgatTGAGAAAGACATCGATAACAAGAAATGGTGATGGCATTCACATGAATATAATATCATTGAACACTGGTAGCAATAAATTCTTTAAAGTTGTGTTTTGAACGATGGATTTGGATTTCAAATGTATTCAAATGTACTTTTGTTGTTTTAGAGAAGCACGATCAGAAATCTTGAATTCaccattgcatgtttatataatGTTTCATGGTGATTAAGATGGATTTTAAATTCAACAAATAATTGTTTCATTTGATATTCATTATCCTTTGTGTGACTGACGTGTAGATAAGTAAGTTATGGATTTACGATTTGATATATTGTTTCAATGTTTCCAATATAACTATAATCAAAATCCgtggatttcaaattcatccCCAAGTTCCCACTAAAATAATCAACAAAACTTTCTAAAACTAAACATTTTGAAATAAACAATTCTAGCTACATCAGTTGAAGATATTCCAGCTCTTAATAACATGGAACCCGGGTAGATCTAACCTAGAAACATAAACTGTTAGACAGATAAATTTTGTTAGATAAATGTGCAGTAAAAAACACAATTAATTTTGGAACAATCACGGTAAAGTTGGTGAAAACAGAATTGACGCAAAAATTATGTAAACTATTCAACGcttcataaattatttaaaatggttGCAAATAGCTGACCTGGCAATTGGCATTACTCTTCAAAATTGCCTTCATTATTTTTACCGAATCATCTCGAAAACCACTCTACATAAAAGACAAAATTCCGTCATAGgcataatttgaaataatatttaatgtaAACTTCTCAATGTTTTAAAACTATAGAACAATATGATATTAACTTCATTGGGGTATAGCAATTCAAAAAATGGCACAACAAATTTATTGTAGCCTGTGTCAGAACCCATCCAATTACCCTATTCATAATCACAAAAGAAACTTCTGCACAAAAGGAAACATTAGAGGCAATTTGAATGTGACATCCTGGTGGACATCAATATTATAACACCAAGAGTTATCATATCCAGATGGACCAGAATGTCGGAAAATAACGACATCATTGCAGATAAAACAGATCCTAAAAAAGAAGTCGGGACAATAAATAGCTAGAAATCAAGGGTGACATCAGCAAAGATGTGAAAGGACAAGTAAATACATAAGCGTCATAGTAGTAAAGAAACTGAGATACACACATGCAAGACAACCACCAGTAATACCTCTGCTAGCATGTGGTCTGCCTCGTCAAACACCAGAATCTTCAGTTGGCTCATGCCTAGTTTCTTCGCTAACATCCACTTACATATTGTACCAGGTGTACCAATAATAACTTGTGCCGTAATAGGTGGTCTCTTTTGAATTGGAATGTAATTAGCTGGATCCGATGGTATTGCTAATTCTGAGGTTATCCCAGTGAACTTCCCCATCTTCAGAAGCACTTCCATATTCTGTATAATTTATTAATAAACTAATCAAAAAACGATATTACTGACAAACGACTTGCCACGTGCGTGAATGCATAACTGTTCAACACATTAAAGAGTTTCCTAGAAACTTCTATGATGTGGACTTTCCAACTTTTCTATCTAATAACTCCAAATGGCACAATTAATATTGATTTAATACCAGTATAACCTGTCACATTCTTTATGATTGCAATGCGCGGAAACTCAACCAGAAAGCTTAAAACCTTATAAGCAACTCAACCGATGCATATTTCAGATAGGAATAACTATGAATATATCTAATATATTCAAATCGCGAGCATTGGGAGACGTTACTAACTCAACTGTTTGTCCATCTCCGTTTCTCCTCAAGGAAAAAAACTAATACTTGTGGTAAAAATATTCAATCAGAACTAATTCACATTTGCAAGTAGATAGTAGGTGAAGACAAACAAGTTTGATATTACCTGAATGGCTAACTCTCTGGTAGGGCAGATACAAAGAGCCTGGGGAGCCTTTAAATGTGGATCAACACGGCTCAACATACCAAGCACAAAACACGTGGTCTTCCCAGAACCATTGTGAGCTTGAGCAATTAAATTCTTGTGTGGAGGAGTCAAAATCATTGGCAAACTTATTGCTTGTATCTTGCTAGGCTTCTCAAACTTCATTTCAACATATAGACCCTTCAGCAACTCGGGTGATAAGTTCAGGTCCTCAAATCTCTTAGCAGAAGTATATGGAGTGTCCCCTGATGTAACCTAAAGTTTCAGCACGAGAACACCAGATCACTAAATATTCTCGTAACAGCATCACAAACAATTTCGCAATTACTTCCTGATGAAGCGAATTTAGCGCCTACACTAAAGGAACATATCTTACTTTAAGAACTATGCGGCATATGAAATATAATACAAATAACTGTAAATACAGTGAAGATATGCATCTTAAATTCCAAGTTGAAACTTGATTTGCTTAAAACTTAACTAAAACACCCCCAGACCATTACAAAACATACAGAAGCATCATTAAAACAAAActtacaaattataaatttatttatctaattcaatgataaaaaattatatagagTAAACAGAGCAAAACACGCTTTGTAAGCTTATTGATGTAAATTATAAGCTTATCAACGTAAACAAATTCATGTAAAATCCTATTTTTgctataaaaaaatatgatttggTGCAATTCATATAATCCACCACATGATCATAGTTTTAATACCAAATGCAGGGAAAAGTATCAGCCGTAACCCAAAGCTTTTAGTTGACGCCTATACATCACCATTCGATCCCTCTGCCGCTAGCTGCTCCCAagacaaattttatttaaacaccAACCCCAAATTTGAACAGAAGTTTTTGAAATTCTAACCCGACAGATTTAAACACTGTAAACCCAAATAAAACCCTTAATTGAAACAATAAAGCGCAAATCATGTGCATCGGATAGCGAAGCTTACAGCTTCAATTCTGGAGTCATCCGGATCGGTGAGCACATTATCAACTAGTTTGGACTCGTCGATAGCCAACGAACCTAAACCAACTTCGGTCGAGGAAGATTCGGCCTTTTCTTGATCCTCCTCCGCCTCTTCAGCAACATCAGCCCACCGCTTCGTCTCTGGAGGCTTTTCGGCGGCGCTAACAATCTCGGCGGCGCTGGAGGTTGACTCTTTATCGGCCATCGAGGAAACTATTAACGAGTGAAAACCGGAAAGCAAGAGAACATGTAAGTTTATATAGAGCAGAGGTCAAGGCAAAACCCATTAGAATTGATTGTGCGTAAGTCCACAGCAAATATTTACATTTTGCTCGTGACTATCATAAGATATGGCAATTTTCTTTAGGGATTGGGAGATTCACGACAAAAAAAAACCGAAACAAGGATCGAGATTTTTTATTGTTTCGAGTTCGAAGATTTTTAAAAATCTTGGATAGTTCGAACGAgtatgaaaatattattttaacttCAAACTTGTCtcataaataatattaataataaaaatattattattattttaaaaaatatcaataataatattatcacTTAAATAAtagaatataataaattttatttcgaGAAATCTCCGTACCCTCCTCCGACTTGGGAATGAGAGTGGAGATGGGGATTTAATCTCTATGGTTTCGGGTTAGTAATTCTCCGAACTCTAAAAAACGTAGATCATGACGGATATGAGGTAGAAATAGAATTTGGGGACGagtagattttaaaaataataattttctgcTTCAAAATCAGTTTTTAGTGTTAATTAACCCAATTTTGATATGTGTTCAGATATTTTTTTGGTtaagttttaaaatatatattcttgaaaatttttatttttattttcaattactTTTGATTCAGTCACTTTTTTACAatctatatatttattaaattacatACACACATAGTATTTTGCAAACACGATGATATTGGCAACCAAAGACTGATATCACTACTGTTTTAGGGGCTAATGTCACCCTACCTATGTGAAAATCCTAATTATCACAAAACCTCCTATATCCTACAATGTATCTTCAATTTATTGTCATTAaggatgtaatcgagtcgagtcGAGGCGAGTCGAGCTCTTGAATGTTTAAGTctggttcgtttataatcgagccgagctcgagctttatttaacgaatatatgcatgaCTCGTGAGCTTATTCAAGTCTTTATCGAAcctaaacaagcttaataaatatgaattatacatttaaattttcattaaattaatttaaaagtaaattatatatttaaagaaaagtatattattattattaaaatttgtagatttattaaaaaaaatatattaatagattttctatatatttcaaaaataatatgcaaaatcaataaatcaaatatcaaaactattattttttcatctaaaaaatTACTCATGAACTTATAAACGagcatgttcacgagctaacgagccgaatactgtaaagcttgagtttgatttgtttatcttaacgaacctcattaaacgagctcaaacgaACTTTTATCGAATcaagcttcgaatagctcataaacggtttggttcgtttacatccctaattGTCATCCCTAGTTATTATCAATATATATTGTCTAAAAAAAGGTCCATACAGAAAAAAGATTGCTGAGTTTTTTTATGGCTAGCAACCTTACGCAACCTCCCTTACATTTATATTCCAATCGTATTTAAATGAGATTTGATGTTAACAAAGACTCGTATTTTCTTCATAAAGGATAGGTTTTTTTAAACAAAGGTGTTTggtatat from the Primulina eburnea isolate SZY01 chromosome 3, ASM2296580v1, whole genome shotgun sequence genome contains:
- the LOC140826108 gene encoding DEAD-box ATP-dependent RNA helicase 38; this translates as MADKESTSSAAEIVSAAEKPPETKRWADVAEEAEEDQEKAESSSTEVGLGSLAIDESKLVDNVLTDPDDSRIEAVTSGDTPYTSAKRFEDLNLSPELLKGLYVEMKFEKPSKIQAISLPMILTPPHKNLIAQAHNGSGKTTCFVLGMLSRVDPHLKAPQALCICPTRELAIQNMEVLLKMGKFTGITSELAIPSDPANYIPIQKRPPITAQVIIGTPGTICKWMLAKKLGMSQLKILVFDEADHMLAESGFRDDSVKIMKAILKSNANCQVLLFSATFDDAVKAFVSKIVEDLFVQDYNQLFVKKEELSLESVRQYKVHCPDELSKIMVIKDRILELGEKVGQTIVFVRSRNSASNLHQSLISLGYEVTTIQGALKQEDRDKIIKEFKEGLTQVLISTDLLARGFDQKQVNLVVNFDLPVKYDRPSEPDYEVYLHRVGRAGRFGRKGAVFNLLLNHRDDMIMGKIENYFNAQITEVGPWNSDKEFETALTNAGLL